From Leptospira yasudae:
TCGGAACGATCTGTCAAACGGGAAACGGACTGCAATTCATTACGATTCAATCCGGAACAATTTCCGGCGGGTTTGTGACACTCAACGCGCAGGCTTTAAATTTGGAATACGGAATCAACGGAAATGTTCCGGCTAACACAATCAGTACGATCGCAACGGCGATCGCCGGAGTAGATTCGGTTACCAATCCGGAACCGGCAACCGGAGGAAGATCGATCGAGACGGATATCGAATATCTGAATCGTTTTATGAACGACGGAGTCAACGGCGGTTCTTCGGCCGCAAACGTACAAAGCGTTTTGAATCAAATCGACTCGGTTTTAGCGGCTGTCGTCTATGAGAACAACACAGATTTCGTCGATGTAGACGGAAGACCTCCTCATTCTATGGAAGCCGTGATCGAAGGAGGAACTCCGCAGGAGATCGCAGAGGCTTGTTTGCGAAATTGGCCGGGCGGCATTGAATCCTACGGATCGCAGAACGCAACCGTGATCGATAGTAAAGGAGTTACGAGAACCTATTATTTCAATCGTCCCGCCGACGTTACTCTTTTTGTTAAGATCGATATAACGCGAGACTTAGCGCAATGGGTATCCGGTTCGGAAACGATCGTAAAAACGAATTGTATCAAAGTGATCGGAGGCGTGGATACGATCGGCTCCGTTTCCACATCCTATAAAGGAGACGGCACAGGTGCGGACGTGTTCGCATGGAAGTTGATTGCGGCCCAGAGCGGATTGAGCGAATACGAGTCCGTCAAGGTTTTAGGAATTAAAGCGATGACCGTAAAGGTCGGCTCTTCTTCGCCCGCAAACTTGGATGAATTGTCGATCAACAGTCGCCAAAGAGCCAAACTGATTACCGCAAACATTCAGGTGAACTTTGTATGAATTCCAGCGATTTGGATTCCGTATTACAAAAGTATCCGCTCTCGCTTTTTACGAGGACCCCCGATTCGCAGATCGGAAAAAAATGGGAAGTCGACCTTGAATTGTTAAACGAAGTTCGTACCGTTTTGAAGTCCATTCAAGGTGTTGCGGATTTTAGAACACAAAACGGCGCCGTCCTGGATTTGATAGGGAAGAATCTCAAACAACCGAGAGACGGGATGGATGATTTTAAATATAAGATTTTTCTTTCCATCGCAAGACAAAAACGGAAATCGAAAGGCGACATTCATTCGATGAACGAAATCGGATCTCAGATTCTCGCCGGAACGGGAACGTTATACGAAATCAAGGAACTCTGTTACGGAGGGGAGCCCATGCTTTTGGATGCGCTACTCACCCTAAACGGAGAATATCCGCTTTCCGGAAGTACGAAACGTCCGGCAACGATCGAAGTTGTTTTCTCCGGTTCGGTGGATTCGGTCGTTGTGGCTCCCGAGTTTAATAAGGCGATGGCGCAGATACGCGCCGGCGGGGTCAAGGCGATCATTCGATATCGATTCGAAATGTCCACGTTGGCCGGAAGGCTTTATGGAGTTTCACTGCGAACTCCGCTCCTGGATGGGAGTTGGTCACTGAACGGTTTTACTCTTTTGTCAGGAGAAAAAGTTCGAATCCGTCCCTACGAAATCGCATTCGGAATCGGAGGGCTAATAAACGAAGTTCCGCGAGTTCCGCAAATCGGAGACCTTGGATTGCAAAATGAAGTGTATCGAAAGCTAATCGATATCCGTTACGATAACGAAGGGAATCGCTTCTTTCAAGCGACATTAAAACAAGGAGAGGCGATCGGTTGCAATATCAATGAAATCGGTCTTTTCGATGAGGATGGAAACCTTCTCTATCTGAAAACATTTCCATCAAAGGCAAAAGACCATTTAATAGTTTATGATTTTATAATAAAGGAGGAATTTCAGTGATTCAAATACTCGCGAGAGAAACGAACGTAGAATTTGCGGGAACCGGAAAATTCAGAATCGAATTGCTTCCGATCGCTCTATTCAAAACGCACGAAAGCCTTTTGCAATACTGCGATCGAAAAGGGTATAAAAAAAGCGGGTCCGGATTGGATTCGGAATTTACTCGGGACGAGGATTTAAAACCGGTTCGGGACAGATTAAAAAGATTCGTAGATCAGCCGTTTAAAGTATATGAAAAGTTTATCATATTGGAACAGGAAGTGAGGAGCGACGATGGCAGTGTTTAACCCCGTAAAAACAAGAACCTGGAGCAAAAATACTCCCGCCGATGGAGATCTGATTGACGACGAGTTCGATCGTCAATACGAGAATTTCCAGTATTTAAAAGATCGAATCGATACAACCGACTCGAATTTAGTGAATTTTCTGATCCCGATCGGAAGCATCATTGAAGATAGCTTGAATCTTGCGCCTGCTTCGAACTTTAAGGATGCCAACGCTCAGGCAATTTCAAGAACTTCCTTTGTTTCGTTGTGGGATTCCGTGCATCGGGTAATCACCGGAATCGTTCCGGCTACAGATCGAATCAATTCCACAGATCATGGATGTATCGAAGGTCAACTTGTGAAGTTTTCGTTTACGGGAGGTGGGGTTACAGCGCTTACGAAATACTACGTTCGTAATCCAACCTTAAATGACTTTCAGATTTCTGCGACACCCACGGGTTCGATCATCGATCTGACTTCTTCTCAAACCGGGGATATGATTACGAATGTTGAATATGGTTTTGGAGACGGTTCGACAACCTACAATCTTCCTGATCGGAGAGGAATTTTTGCGAGAGGCGCTGGGGTTCACGGAACGAGAGCGAAAGCTGCCGGAGGAAATTATGATGCAGGAGTTGTCGGGACGGAAGGACAAGATCAGATGCAAGGACACTATCATGATAATTATTCTTACGATTCGAAACCCTACCAGATTGGAAGTGCACTAGGTGCGTATATATCCGCCGATGGACTTGGAAATTCAGTTATAGGTATAAGATCTCCAAAGACGGACGGATTGAACGGACAACCACGGGTTGGTAGTGAAACTTCTCCTGTTTATGTAGCCGTAAAATATAAGATAAGGGTGCTTTGATGTTGGACATAGCAGTAAAAGGTCGTTTGTTCATTTTGCATCTGTTAAGGTCGATAGTGGAATTTTTCGCAGGAGAAAGAATGAACGATTGTTTTATGTCGAGTACTTTCATTATGCATTTCCCAGTAATGTCACAATCTGAAACCGTTTTAGGAGGAGCCTATGGCTGTATTTAATTCAACGAAAACCAGAACTTGGAACAAAAGCACACCAGCCGATGGCGATCTCATTAACGAAGAAGTAGATCGGCAATATGAAAATGATCAATATCTAAAGGATCGAATTGACCAGTTAGAGTCAAACTTTGTCACAGTTCAAGTTCCGCTAGGTGGAATCATTGAGGACAGTTTGAATATTGCGCCTGCTTCTAATTTCAAGGATGCGAACGCTCAGGCGATTTCAAGAACTACGTTTTCTGCACTTTGGGAATTCGTTCATAAAATTATCACTGGAATCGTTCCGGCTACAGATCGAATCAATTCTGCGAATCATGGATGTATCGAAGGTCAACTTGTGAAGTTTTCGTTTACGGGAGGTGGGGTTACAGCGCTTACGAAATACTATGTTCGTAACCCTACCGCGAATGACTTTCAGATTTCTGCGACACCCACGGGTTCAATCATCGATCTGACTTCTTCTCAAACGGGTGATATGATTACGAATGTTGAATATAGTTTTGGGGACGGTTCAACAACGTATAATGTTCCGGATCGAAGGGGGATTTTTGGGAGAGGGGCAGGCACTCATGGAACGAGGGGAAAGGCTATTAATGGAAATTACAATGGAGGTGTCGTTGGCTTCGATGGGCAAGATCAAATACAAGGACATTTTCATAATAATGCAATTAGCCCAAAGGCCTATTCGAGCGGTGGTGTAACCGATGATTATGTAGGTGTAAATTTTTCCTCAGGATCTCCGGCTAGTGGCGTTGGAAGTCCGAAAGCGGATCCTAATAATGGAACTCCACGGACCGGAGACGAAACAACACCTGCCTACGTCGCAGTAAGATATAAAGTGAGGGTAGCATAATGAATTATATCATTGATCAACAAACAAAGAGAGTAGTATGGATAAACTCTGATCCGAATCAGCTTGCAGGAGAAAACGCCTGGTCGAATTTCGATCCAAGTCGGCATCAAATCGCATATGCTCTTCATTACAACCCCCAAGTGGGTGAGACTTTTACGGCGACATTAGAAAATGGAATCGCAAAACAATTCGTATCGAAAAAAGTATATAACAAAGATACGATGATAGAGAGAGTTCTACTGAATTGGGATGAAGAACCGGATCCTGCAACGGAAACGGAAGACGAACCCCTTCGGGATGAAAAAGGATTTAATTTACCATATCAAAAGCATTCAGAAGCAGGCTGGAGTATCGACCTTCCTTTATGGAAAGAAGACTTGTTACGTTCCGTCGATCGAATTTGCGAATTAAAAATCACTTCCGGATTTACATCGTCAGCGTTGGGAGCATTGCATCGCTATGAATCCGATCGCGACGATCAGTTGAACTTGATCGGTTCGGTTTCAATGGGTGATCCTGTTCCATACAAATGCGAAGATACAAACGGCATAAAGGAATATAGGCTTCATACCAGCGCTCAAATCAAGCAGGTGCTGAATGAGGGGGCGGCACGTAAGATTCAGCTGTTGCAAACAGCGAATGCACTTAAGTCTCTGCTAAGAGCTGCGAATACATATGAGGAGATGAATTCTATCGATATTAATTCCGGCTGGGAATGATTTTCGTTTTTGCCCCTTCATTGTTTTCCCGTCTTTCGGGCGCGCAATTTAGGGGCTCCTTCATTTCTAATAATTTAAAGTTTGAGAAATTTCTGAATTCAACTTGATCGATTGTGAAAAATCAAAGGAAAAGCTGATCGATGTTTTAACTTACGGAAAGTTTTTTGCGATGAACAAGGTTTTAAAGTCGACTCTTAATCAGAATATTATTCGATATCCAGTCACTAAAGTTTATGAAGAATGATAAAATTTTAAATTTTTCAATTCGGTTCTATAGATTTCTTTATTCCGTCCATGTGGCTTATTCTTGATCTACATCCAATAAAACTTTTTCCACCAGATTCTTTTGTGTCCAAGGTATAAAATGATCTTCTTCGTCTAAAGCGATTGTCGTTAATTGCGATTTCAAAAAATGTGTCCGAGAGTATTCTAGATTTTTAAATGGAACTAACGAATCTTTTCTTCCGTGAATCATAATGATTTTACAATAGATCTTTGCCCAAAAGACTTCTAATGAATGGAGCTGCTCTTTAAGGGGAAGCATTTCGTCGTTACTATTTTGGATTTCAATCGGCAGAAAGAATTTAACCCAGTTCCAATCCGCGATTTGATTGTACCATCGAATTTCTTCGTGTTCAGCGCTTAAAGGAGCCGCAAGTAAAACCAAGACATTTATATGATTCTTTGGATCGGAAGCGATTTTTGCTGCGATCGGCCCTCCATAGGAATGACCGACGATTACTATATTCTCTTTTTTTGATGTAGAACTCGATTGTAAAAATTCATGAATTGCATTTTCAATCAACGCCGCTTGCGATTCCACATCTGCTACTACCATGTTTGGGCTTGATTTTCCGAAGCCCGGCCTATCCAAGGACAAAATACAGTATTTCGCGAGCAGATTTTTATTTTCCAAATACCAAGTGTAGTTTTGCCAACCTCCCGGTGAACCGTGTATGAATATAAGAATATTTTGTTTTCCTGTTTTACAACCGCTTGCTACCCCGTACAACTTACGATTTCCGGATTTAAGATAAACTTCCGAAGGCGTAGCGCCGGATTCCTTCAGTTGAAGAAGGCTTTCATCCGGTTTTTTCTTTAAATCTTCCGGAATTTTGCACGAAACACCGAAAACAAGGATTAAAGTTAGAGTGCCTAGCAAAACGAATAGATGGCAAGTCTTCGAATACATTCGCGTATTTCTCAAGCCGGGAACTCTCCTCTTTGAACTTGGTCGTAAAATCGAAGAAACGTCTGATTCGGCTTTAATTCATCCTGAGGATCGTGTAGCTCCTCTCGGATTTTTTTTACGAGATACATATCGATCTCTCCTTTATTCTTCGCTTTAATTTTTCCTCTATATTCGCAATGAAAAAAATCCCGTATCTGTTCATACGTCTGACTGGAAATATTCACTTCACCCGGAATTCCCGAGCTTTCCATTCGGCTAGCCGTGTTTACCGTATCCCCCCATATATCATAAGCGAATTTTTCCGTACCTACGACTCCGGCCACGACCGAGCCGGTATGAATTCCTAATCGAAGCTCCCAATAGGGTAAGCCCTTTGATTCTCGTTCGATCTTTTTAGAAATCATAAATCTTTGAAATTCGAGACCGCATAACACAGCGTCTATGCAGTGGGTCTTGTTCGGAACCGGTAAACCTCCCGCGGCCATATACGCGTCTCCGATCGTCTTTATTTTTTCCATTCGGTGATTTTTCGTAATGGAATCGAATTTTCGGAAGAACAGGTCCAATTCGCTTAATAATTCTTCGGGAGTCATCGTTTCCGCGATTTGAGTGAATCCCGCCATATCGGTAAATAGAACCGTTACGCTTTCATAGCGCACGGGAGCCACCGAGTCGTTTCTTTTTAATTCTTCCGCAACGGTATCGGGGAGAACGTTTAGTAGTAAGGCGTCGGATTTTTTTCTTTCGATGTTTAAGTTTCTCGTAAGAATGAAGATCAGCAAACCAGTAAGTATTTGAACGAAAAGAAAATTCCCGCCCGCGTCCAGGTAACGTTCCGTTTCGTTCGGATACATTTTGATTAATCCCCGGTTGAAATATTCCATACCGTATAAAAACGCCGTCGCCGCTGCGTAAACCAGATATACGATCCATACATTATGGTTTCTTAATAGGATCGTCGCAATTACGAGAGCCGGGATGAAATAATAGTGATTCCCCCCGATCGATCCCCCGTTGAAAAACCACATAGAGGAAAGATAAATCAGAATGGTAATATTGAACGGCCAAAAGAGGGAATAATAGATGTTTTTTAATCGGGATAAAAG
This genomic window contains:
- a CDS encoding baseplate J/gp47 family protein gives rise to the protein MAGVTEQGFIRKSKDEILSDLEEKYRTALGQDIDLSILSEDGIRMRILADELDAVHQLAESVFYSNFAHTATGVSLDRVLNPLGGERQPAKRSIVALNFSGVNGSFVDIGTICQTGNGLQFITIQSGTISGGFVTLNAQALNLEYGINGNVPANTISTIATAIAGVDSVTNPEPATGGRSIETDIEYLNRFMNDGVNGGSSAANVQSVLNQIDSVLAAVVYENNTDFVDVDGRPPHSMEAVIEGGTPQEIAEACLRNWPGGIESYGSQNATVIDSKGVTRTYYFNRPADVTLFVKIDITRDLAQWVSGSETIVKTNCIKVIGGVDTIGSVSTSYKGDGTGADVFAWKLIAAQSGLSEYESVKVLGIKAMTVKVGSSSPANLDELSINSRQRAKLITANIQVNFV
- a CDS encoding phage tail protein; this translates as MNSSDLDSVLQKYPLSLFTRTPDSQIGKKWEVDLELLNEVRTVLKSIQGVADFRTQNGAVLDLIGKNLKQPRDGMDDFKYKIFLSIARQKRKSKGDIHSMNEIGSQILAGTGTLYEIKELCYGGEPMLLDALLTLNGEYPLSGSTKRPATIEVVFSGSVDSVVVAPEFNKAMAQIRAGGVKAIIRYRFEMSTLAGRLYGVSLRTPLLDGSWSLNGFTLLSGEKVRIRPYEIAFGIGGLINEVPRVPQIGDLGLQNEVYRKLIDIRYDNEGNRFFQATLKQGEAIGCNINEIGLFDEDGNLLYLKTFPSKAKDHLIVYDFIIKEEFQ
- a CDS encoding LA_1064 family peroxide-responsive upregulated protein, which gives rise to MIQILARETNVEFAGTGKFRIELLPIALFKTHESLLQYCDRKGYKKSGSGLDSEFTRDEDLKPVRDRLKRFVDQPFKVYEKFIILEQEVRSDDGSV
- a CDS encoding alpha/beta hydrolase family protein, with protein sequence MYSKTCHLFVLLGTLTLILVFGVSCKIPEDLKKKPDESLLQLKESGATPSEVYLKSGNRKLYGVASGCKTGKQNILIFIHGSPGGWQNYTWYLENKNLLAKYCILSLDRPGFGKSSPNMVVADVESQAALIENAIHEFLQSSSTSKKENIVIVGHSYGGPIAAKIASDPKNHINVLVLLAAPLSAEHEEIRWYNQIADWNWVKFFLPIEIQNSNDEMLPLKEQLHSLEVFWAKIYCKIIMIHGRKDSLVPFKNLEYSRTHFLKSQLTTIALDEEDHFIPWTQKNLVEKVLLDVDQE
- a CDS encoding adenylate/guanylate cyclase domain-containing protein, whose translation is MIERILKTVYFMFGDPKKNSLEHRLFNTVAFVNGILNIFGAFSSFYLENFMTIFLLNFVSGTLLTGMYLLSRLKNIYYSLFWPFNITILIYLSSMWFFNGGSIGGNHYYFIPALVIATILLRNHNVWIVYLVYAAATAFLYGMEYFNRGLIKMYPNETERYLDAGGNFLFVQILTGLLIFILTRNLNIERKKSDALLLNVLPDTVAEELKRNDSVAPVRYESVTVLFTDMAGFTQIAETMTPEELLSELDLFFRKFDSITKNHRMEKIKTIGDAYMAAGGLPVPNKTHCIDAVLCGLEFQRFMISKKIERESKGLPYWELRLGIHTGSVVAGVVGTEKFAYDIWGDTVNTASRMESSGIPGEVNISSQTYEQIRDFFHCEYRGKIKAKNKGEIDMYLVKKIREELHDPQDELKPNQTFLRFYDQVQRGEFPA